The Thalassotalea sediminis genome includes the window TACTTGTATGCTGTTAAAATTATAAGCCTATATTTTAAGCAACTTACCTTGTTGTATTTATTAAAGATCCAAAAATAGCCACATTAAAAAACAAGATAAAAACCTTGATAAGGTGAAGCCTTAAAAATGAAGCGGAAACAAACAGAAAAACAATAGATAATTTATTTTACTGTAAGTTATTTCTTTTCGTGTATTTTTAGATGTTTTGCTCTAAAATTAGCCGATTTATTTTTATTAACAACTTTAACCGAGTACAAGCAAGGACTTCATTTTGATCAAGTTACTATTTGTGTTTTTTGGTATTTTCCTCTCTTTTCCTAGTTACGCTTCTAGCGCAGGCTCAATAGATTTAACAAGCTCAATAATAGGATTATCCGCTTTAGTGATATTTTCCGTTGCTTATATGCTTGTTATTGGTGAAGAATTTATTCATCTAAGAAAATCTAAACCCGTGTTAGTAGCAGCCGGTATAATTTGGCTAATGATCGGCTATATTTATACGCAGCATGGCATAGCAGAGCAAGCAGAAGAAGCGTTCAATCATAATTTACTTGAATATGCACAGTTACTATTATTTTTACTCGTTGCGATGACGTATATCAATGCGATGGAAGAACGTGGAATTTTTGAAAGCTTACGCATTTGGATGGTATCAAAGGGGTTAAGCTTACGTAGTTTATTTTGGACAACAGGTATACTTGCGTTTGGTATATCGTCTTTTGCAAACAATTTAACGACGGCAATGCTCATGTGTGCGATTGTATTAAAAGTCGCTCCTAAAAACCTAGGTTTTATTAATATTGCCTGTATAAATATTGTTGTAGCATCTAATGCAGGTGGCGTATTTAGCCCATTTGGCGATATTACTACGTTAATGATTTGGCAAGCAGGACTTATTAAATTCCAACAATTTTTTGTATTACTCTTACCGTCGCTTGTCAATTTTGTTATTCCTGCCGCCATTATGAGTCTTTTTATTTCAAATGATAAATCTCAACCTATATTTGACGATGAATTTCAGTTAAAGCGTGGCGCGAAAAGAATTGTTGCGTTGTTTGTATTAACCATCATCACTGCCGTCTTATGCCATAGTCTTATTCATATGCCTCCTGTATTAGGGATGATGATGGGGTTAGGGTACTTAAAATTTCTTGGATTCTATTTACGAAAAAGCCTACCACGTTCACTGAGTAAAAAGCGCACTCAGGCACAAATAAACAAAGATGAAAAAGCACTAAAACGCCTAGGTAATATTGTTCCGTTCGACATTTTCGA containing:
- the nhaD gene encoding sodium:proton antiporter NhaD, which translates into the protein MLIKLLFVFFGIFLSFPSYASSAGSIDLTSSIIGLSALVIFSVAYMLVIGEEFIHLRKSKPVLVAAGIIWLMIGYIYTQHGIAEQAEEAFNHNLLEYAQLLLFLLVAMTYINAMEERGIFESLRIWMVSKGLSLRSLFWTTGILAFGISSFANNLTTAMLMCAIVLKVAPKNLGFINIACINIVVASNAGGVFSPFGDITTLMIWQAGLIKFQQFFVLLLPSLVNFVIPAAIMSLFISNDKSQPIFDDEFQLKRGAKRIVALFVLTIITAVLCHSLIHMPPVLGMMMGLGYLKFLGFYLRKSLPRSLSKKRTQAQINKDEKALKRLGNIVPFDIFDKIARAEWDTLLFFYGVVMCVGGLGFMGYLSLVSELLYTHWSPTYANIAVGILSAIVDNIPVVFAVLSMHPAMDLQQWLLVTMTAGVGGSLLSVGSASGVALMGQTKGKYSFIGHLKWSWAIALGYAASIYVHFLING